In Carya illinoinensis cultivar Pawnee chromosome 7, C.illinoinensisPawnee_v1, whole genome shotgun sequence, the following are encoded in one genomic region:
- the LOC122315971 gene encoding serine/threonine-protein kinase CTR1-like isoform X1 → MPHRTTYFFPRQFPDRSFEPSSSKQLLDHEQKKKVTGSACTSKETFNIESDPKSSKGGSFTVAKKDISAVSDLFKRGDRFQTKKQQVAAFCDWLVERKEEQSSHVKSSSRASRLSRDVEDHELLLPHDAEPVKDRAIDRNFDRQVSLPRLSSAGSSYAGSLFSGTTTLDDNFSRDNVKDSTTTTRQEEEEEEETRGDSLAKRVRESHYLQLTLARRLASQVSLACEPLLMVEGGPVLASDAETVSYRLWVSGCLSYTDKISDGFYNILGMNPYLWLMCNDAEEGRRLPPLMSLKAIDPSETSMEVVLVDRRGDSRLKELEDKAQELYCASENTLMLVEKLGKLVAIYMGGTFPVEQGDIHMRWKLVSERLREFQQCIVLPIGSLSIGLCRHRAILFKKLADYIGLPCRIARGCKYCAADHRSSCLVKVEDNKQSSREYVVDLVGQPGNVHGPDSSINGGSLSSMPSPFQSSHLKESQQPYMDSASSCQIMNSDHTCAPPINPLFSGFGEEGPQMMESSVTPVELERNAEGCILRSPILPFCQGNVSKSLDSVPEALLHEYSRLGEDKVVLQSICNEEIFESESPVIGNSTNQPMISLSNQPMISLSSQLVMKEVDSRLESQGRFPAVTIPKYLNLEPSLAMDWLEISWDELHIKERVGAGSFGTVHRAEWHGSDVAVKLLTMQDFEDDQLKEFLREVAIMKRVRHPNVVLFMGAVTKRPHLSIVTEYLPRGSLYRLIHRPASGELTDKRRRLRMALDVAKGVNYLHCLSPPIVHWDLKSPNLLVDKNWTVKVCDFGLSRFKANTFISSKSVAGTPEWMAPEFLRGEPSNEKSDVYSFGVILWELVTLQQPWSGLSPAQVVGAVAFQNRRPAIPQNVSPVLASLIESCWADDPVQRPSFTSIVQSLKKLLKSPVQLIQMGGNVT, encoded by the exons ATGCCTCACAGAACGACTTACTTCTTCCCCAGGCAATTCCCGGACCGGAGTTTCGAGCCGTCTTCGTCCAAGCAACTATTGGATCACGAGCAGAAGAAGAAAGTCACCGGCTCCGCATGTACAAGCAAAGAAACCTTTAACATCGAAAGCGACCCAAAGTCATCAAAGGGCGGGTCGTTCACGGTCGCCAAGAAGGACATCTCAGCTGTATCCGATCTTTTCAAGCGCGGCGACAGGTTCCAAACCAAGAAGCAGCAAGTTGCGGCCttttgtgactggttggttgagaGAAAGGAGGAGCAGTCCTCTCACGTGAAGTCGTCGTCGAGGGCTTCGAGGTTGTCACGTGACGTCGAGGACCACGAGCTTCTGCTTCCCCATGACGCGGAGCCCGTGAAGGATCGGGCTATTGACAGGAACTTTGATCGCCAGGTATCACTGCCGAGGCTCTCCAGTGCGGGTAGCAGCTATGCAGGGAGTTTGTTTTCCGGGACGACGACGTTGGATGACAACTTTTCCCGCGATAACGTTAAGGACTCGACTACGACTACGAGgcaagaggaggaggaggaagaggagacACGTGGGGATAGCTTGGCGAAGAGGGTGAGGGAGAGTCACTATCTGCAGCTTACTCTTGCTAGGAGGCTTGCTTCTCAAGTCAGTCTCGCTTGTGAGCCCTTGCTCATGGTTGAGGGTGGACCGGTGCTGGCTTCGGATGCAGAAACTGTTTCATATCGTCTCTGG GTTAGTGGTTGCTTGTCTTACACTGACAAGATATCAGACGGTTTCTATAACATTTTGGGAATGAATCCGTATCTGTGGCTGATGTGTAATGATGCGGAGGAAGGTAGGCGGCTGCCACCATTGATGTCGCTTAAAGCAATTGACCCCAGTGAAACGTCTATGGAGGTGGTGCTTGTTGATAGACGTGGGGACTCTCGCCTTAAGGAACTTGAAGATAAAGCTCAAGAATTGTATTGTGCTTCAGAGAATACCTTAATGTTGGTGGAGAAGCTAGGCAAACTTGTTGCTATCTACATGGG GGGCACTTTTCCAGTGGAGCAAGGAGATATCCACATGCGCTGGAAATTAGTTAGCGAGAGATTGAGGGAATTTCAGCAATGCATTGTGCTCCCTATTGGCAGTCTTTCTATCGGACTTTGCAGGCATCGTGCCATTCTTTTCAAG AAATTGGCAGACTACATAGGTTTGCCATGCCGGATAGCTCGAGGTTGCAAGTACTGTGCAGCTGATCATCGCTCTTCTTGCCTCGTCAAAGTCGAGGACAACAAACAGTCCTCAAG GGAGTATGTAGTTGATCTAGTTGGGCAACCAGGAAATGTTCATGGTCCAGATTCCTCAATCAATGGAGGATCACTTTCTTCAATGCCTTCGCCATTTCAAAGTTCTCATCTAAAAGAATCCCAACAGCCATACATGGATAGTGCATCATCTTGTCAAATTATGAATTCAGATCACACGTGTGCTCCTCCCATAAATCCTCTGTTTTCAG GTTTCGGGGAAGAAGGCCCACAAATGATGGAATCATCTGTAACACCTGTTGAGTTGGAAAGGAATGCTGAAGGCTGCATACTTCGGAGTCCCATTTTACCATTTTGCCAGGGAAATGTTTCAAAATCTCTGGATTCTGTTCCTGAGGCATTGCTACACGAATATTCCAGGCTTGGTGAAGACAAAGTGGTCCTACAATCAATTTGCAACGAAGAAATTTTTGAATCTGAAAGTCCAGTCATAGGGAACAGCACCAACCAACCTATGATTAGCTTATCAAACCAACCTATGATTAGCTTATCAAGCCAGTTGGTTATGAAGGAGGTCGATAGTAGACTTGAAAGTCAAGGGAGATTCCCTGCTGTAACTATCCCAAAATACTTGAATCTCGAACCGTCTCTTGCAATGGACTGGCTTGAGATATCATGGGATGAGTTGCATATTAAGGAGCGTGTTGGTGCTG GGTCATTCGGGACCGTGCATCGTGCTGAATGGCATGGATCA GATGTAGCAGTCAAGCTTCTTACCATGCAGGATTTTGAAGATGATCAATTGAAGGAGTTTCTAAGAGAG GTGGCAATAATGAAACGTGTAAGGCATCCAAATGTGGTTCTCTTCATGGGTGCAGTGACAAAGCGTCCACATCTGTCAATAGTAACAGAATATCTGCCTAG GGGTAGCCTATATCGACTCATACACAGGCCAGCTTCTGGTGAACTAACTGATAAAAGGAGGAGGTTGCGCATGGCATTGGATGTG GCCAAGGGGGTCAATTATCTCCATTGTCTTAGCCCTCCTATCGTGCATTGGGATCTTAAATCTCCAAATTTATTGGTGGATAAAAATTGGACAGTAAAG GTATGCGATTTTGGTTTGTCCAGATTCAAAGCGAACACTTTCATCTCATCGAAGTCTGTTGCCGGAACT CCTGAGTGGATGGCTCCAGAGTTCCTTCGTGGAGAGCCCTCAAATGAGAAGTCTGATGTTTACAGTTTTGGAGTGATCCTGTGGGAGCTTGTAACCTTGCAACAGCCTTGGAGTGGACTTAGCCCTGCACAG GTTGTTGGAGCTGTTGCTTTCCAAAACAGAAGGCCAGCTATCCCGCAGAATGTCTCCCCAGTCTTGGCTTCCCTAATTGAATCCTGCTGGGCTGA TGATCCTGTTCAGCGCCCATCTTTTACTAGTATAGTTCAATCCCTGAAGAAGTTGCTCAAGTCTCCAGTGCAGTTAATACAGATGGGTGGGAACGTAACCTAG
- the LOC122315971 gene encoding serine/threonine-protein kinase CTR1-like isoform X2 has translation MPHRTTYFFPRQFPDRSFEPSSSKQLLDHEQKKKVTGSACTSKETFNIESDPKSSKGGSFTVAKKDISAVSDLFKRGDRFQTKKQQVAAFCDWLVERKEEQSSHVKSSSRASRLSRDVEDHELLLPHDAEPVKDRAIDRNFDRQVSLPRLSSAGSSYAGSLFSGTTTLDDNFSRDNVKDSTTTTRQEEEEEEETRGDSLAKRVRESHYLQLTLARRLASQVSLACEPLLMVEGGPVLASDAETVSYRLWVSGCLSYTDKISDGFYNILGMNPYLWLMCNDAEEGRRLPPLMSLKAIDPSETSMEVVLVDRRGDSRLKELEDKAQELYCASENTLMLVEKLGKLVAIYMGGTFPVEQGDIHMRWKLVSERLREFQQCIVLPIGSLSIGLCRHRAILFKKLADYIGLPCRIARGCKYCAADHRSSCLVKVEDNKQSSREYVVDLVGQPGNVHGPDSSINGGSLSSMPSPFQSSHLKESQQPYMDSASSCQIMNSDHTCAPPINPLFSGFGEEGPQMMESSVTPVELERNAEGCILRSPILPFCQGNVSKSLDSVPEALLHEYSRLGEDKVVLQSICNEEIFESESPVIGNSTNQPMISLSNQPMISLSSQLVMKEVDSRLESQGRFPAVTIPKYLNLEPSLAMDWLEISWDELHIKERVGAGSFGTVHRAEWHGSDVAVKLLTMQDFEDDQLKEFLREVAIMKRVRHPNVVLFMGAVTKRPHLSIVTEYLPRGSLYRLIHRPASGELTDKRRRLRMALDVAKGVNYLHCLSPPIVHWDLKSPNLLVDKNWTVKVCDFGLSRFKANTFISSKSVAGTVEVFCSASVNM, from the exons ATGCCTCACAGAACGACTTACTTCTTCCCCAGGCAATTCCCGGACCGGAGTTTCGAGCCGTCTTCGTCCAAGCAACTATTGGATCACGAGCAGAAGAAGAAAGTCACCGGCTCCGCATGTACAAGCAAAGAAACCTTTAACATCGAAAGCGACCCAAAGTCATCAAAGGGCGGGTCGTTCACGGTCGCCAAGAAGGACATCTCAGCTGTATCCGATCTTTTCAAGCGCGGCGACAGGTTCCAAACCAAGAAGCAGCAAGTTGCGGCCttttgtgactggttggttgagaGAAAGGAGGAGCAGTCCTCTCACGTGAAGTCGTCGTCGAGGGCTTCGAGGTTGTCACGTGACGTCGAGGACCACGAGCTTCTGCTTCCCCATGACGCGGAGCCCGTGAAGGATCGGGCTATTGACAGGAACTTTGATCGCCAGGTATCACTGCCGAGGCTCTCCAGTGCGGGTAGCAGCTATGCAGGGAGTTTGTTTTCCGGGACGACGACGTTGGATGACAACTTTTCCCGCGATAACGTTAAGGACTCGACTACGACTACGAGgcaagaggaggaggaggaagaggagacACGTGGGGATAGCTTGGCGAAGAGGGTGAGGGAGAGTCACTATCTGCAGCTTACTCTTGCTAGGAGGCTTGCTTCTCAAGTCAGTCTCGCTTGTGAGCCCTTGCTCATGGTTGAGGGTGGACCGGTGCTGGCTTCGGATGCAGAAACTGTTTCATATCGTCTCTGG GTTAGTGGTTGCTTGTCTTACACTGACAAGATATCAGACGGTTTCTATAACATTTTGGGAATGAATCCGTATCTGTGGCTGATGTGTAATGATGCGGAGGAAGGTAGGCGGCTGCCACCATTGATGTCGCTTAAAGCAATTGACCCCAGTGAAACGTCTATGGAGGTGGTGCTTGTTGATAGACGTGGGGACTCTCGCCTTAAGGAACTTGAAGATAAAGCTCAAGAATTGTATTGTGCTTCAGAGAATACCTTAATGTTGGTGGAGAAGCTAGGCAAACTTGTTGCTATCTACATGGG GGGCACTTTTCCAGTGGAGCAAGGAGATATCCACATGCGCTGGAAATTAGTTAGCGAGAGATTGAGGGAATTTCAGCAATGCATTGTGCTCCCTATTGGCAGTCTTTCTATCGGACTTTGCAGGCATCGTGCCATTCTTTTCAAG AAATTGGCAGACTACATAGGTTTGCCATGCCGGATAGCTCGAGGTTGCAAGTACTGTGCAGCTGATCATCGCTCTTCTTGCCTCGTCAAAGTCGAGGACAACAAACAGTCCTCAAG GGAGTATGTAGTTGATCTAGTTGGGCAACCAGGAAATGTTCATGGTCCAGATTCCTCAATCAATGGAGGATCACTTTCTTCAATGCCTTCGCCATTTCAAAGTTCTCATCTAAAAGAATCCCAACAGCCATACATGGATAGTGCATCATCTTGTCAAATTATGAATTCAGATCACACGTGTGCTCCTCCCATAAATCCTCTGTTTTCAG GTTTCGGGGAAGAAGGCCCACAAATGATGGAATCATCTGTAACACCTGTTGAGTTGGAAAGGAATGCTGAAGGCTGCATACTTCGGAGTCCCATTTTACCATTTTGCCAGGGAAATGTTTCAAAATCTCTGGATTCTGTTCCTGAGGCATTGCTACACGAATATTCCAGGCTTGGTGAAGACAAAGTGGTCCTACAATCAATTTGCAACGAAGAAATTTTTGAATCTGAAAGTCCAGTCATAGGGAACAGCACCAACCAACCTATGATTAGCTTATCAAACCAACCTATGATTAGCTTATCAAGCCAGTTGGTTATGAAGGAGGTCGATAGTAGACTTGAAAGTCAAGGGAGATTCCCTGCTGTAACTATCCCAAAATACTTGAATCTCGAACCGTCTCTTGCAATGGACTGGCTTGAGATATCATGGGATGAGTTGCATATTAAGGAGCGTGTTGGTGCTG GGTCATTCGGGACCGTGCATCGTGCTGAATGGCATGGATCA GATGTAGCAGTCAAGCTTCTTACCATGCAGGATTTTGAAGATGATCAATTGAAGGAGTTTCTAAGAGAG GTGGCAATAATGAAACGTGTAAGGCATCCAAATGTGGTTCTCTTCATGGGTGCAGTGACAAAGCGTCCACATCTGTCAATAGTAACAGAATATCTGCCTAG GGGTAGCCTATATCGACTCATACACAGGCCAGCTTCTGGTGAACTAACTGATAAAAGGAGGAGGTTGCGCATGGCATTGGATGTG GCCAAGGGGGTCAATTATCTCCATTGTCTTAGCCCTCCTATCGTGCATTGGGATCTTAAATCTCCAAATTTATTGGTGGATAAAAATTGGACAGTAAAG GTATGCGATTTTGGTTTGTCCAGATTCAAAGCGAACACTTTCATCTCATCGAAGTCTGTTGCCGGAACT GTTGAAGTTTTTTGCAGTGCGTCAGTCAACATGTAA
- the LOC122315973 gene encoding MDIS1-interacting receptor like kinase 2-like, producing the protein MAHSPSISTAWALCILFCGAYFDTTIDLVAASGSSSSALELEAKTLRDSGWWPSQNASDSSSPCEWYGIICNAGRSVIGIDLGSVTLGSKLKLNFSYLPNLVSLGLSQTNLQGSIPSEIGFLSELTVLDLSYNNLVGFIPPEIGRLSKLTSMYVTFNGLIGNFPPSLTNLTEIEVLDVSSNHLTGFIPNSFGKMSKLVALDLSNNDFTGPIPSSLGLLPNITHLLLSENNFNGSVPKEFGNLSKLIQLNMKGNSFIGPIHSSLLLLTNLTHLLISGNNFNGSVPKELGNLSKLVQLDLKGNNFIGPIPSSLLLLTNLTHLILSGNNFNGSIPKEIGHLSKLIQLDLKGNNFIGPIPSSLPFLTNLTFLDMSSNQFTGFIPSKIGLLKGLVGLDLSDNMLIGQIPSTIGNLTNLQTLFLGRNQINGSIPVQLGSSKKLTHLNLEGNNLTGSISVDQANFQVLEHLLLSNNSLSGNIPHQIGYIRSIKSIGLSHNFLSGEIPFEFWSLPYLNFLDLSYNNLTGKIPDGYRSRTSFALIGNKNLCGNFKGIPPCLATSPAIVSSEKSTRITIFVSIPISFLILFAIGVLLLRRRMVKQTKPSSLERKNGNLFSVWNYDGHIAYEDILKATENFDIRYCIGTGGYGSVYKAELPCGKVVALKKLHQLEAENTTFDKSFQNEVKVLTEIRHRNIIKLHGFCLHKQCMFLVYEYMERGSLFCILRDDTEALELDWNKRVNIIKCTAHALSYMHHECIPAIVHRDISSNNILLNSKFEAFVSDFGTAKLLHLDSSNQTLLVGTYGYIAPELAYTMVVTEKCDVYSFGVVALEILMGIHPGELLTLLSSSSSQNVMLHEILDQRLPPPNHRVAQDICFVATIALACVRTKPESRPTMKRVSQDFVSGNKPLAKPLHAVSLLHLIEDSETQS; encoded by the exons ATGGCTCACTCCCCTTCCATCTCCACCGCATGGGCTCTCTGCATCTTGTTCTGCGGAGCCTATTTCGACACGACAATCGACTTGGTGGCAGCATCTGGGTCATCATCGTCAGCACTAGAACTCGAAGCCAAGACTCTGCGGGATAGTGGATGGTGGCCGAGTCAGAATGCCAGTGATTCCTCCAGTCCTTGCGAGTGGTATGGGATCATTTGCAATGCTGGTAGAAGCGTCATAGGTATCGACCTAGGCAGTGTCACTTTGGGAAGTAAGTTGAAACTCAACTTTTCTTACTTGCCAAATTTAGTCTCTCTTGGTCTTAGCCAAACTAATCTTCAGGGGAGCATCCCATCTGAGATAGGTTTTTTATCCGAACTCACCGTCCTTGATCTCTCCTACAATAATCTTGTTGGTTTTATCCCTCCCGAGATAGGTCGGCTATCGAAACTCACCAGCATGTATGTAACCTTCAATGGTCTCATTGGCAACTTCCCTCCTTCGCTGACAAACCTCACCGAAATAGAAGTATTGGATGTTTCTTCAAATCATCTCACTGGTTTCATACCCAACAGCTTCGGTAAAATGAGCAAGCTCGTTGCATTGGATTTGAGCAATAACGATTTCACTGGACCAATCCCCTCGTCTCTTGGTCTTTTACCCAATATCACCCATTTGCTTCTCTCTGAAAACAACTTCAATGGCTCCGTACCCAAAGAATTTGGAAATCTGAGCAAACTCATTCAATTAAATATGAAGGGAAACAGCTTCATCGGACCAATCCATTCTTCTCTTCTGCTTTTAACCAATCTCACCCATTTGCTTATCTCTGGAAACAACTTCAATGGCTCCGTACCCAAAGAACTAGGAAATCTGAGCAAACTCGTTCAATTAGATCTTAAGGGAAACAACTTCATCGGACCAATCCCTTCTTCTCTTCTGCTTTTAACCAATCTCACCCATTTGATTCTCTCTGGAAACAACTTCAATGGCTCCATACCCAAGGAAATAGGTCATCTGAGCAAACTCATTCAATTAGATCTGAAGGGAAACAACTTCATCGGACCAATCCCTTCTTCTCTTCCATTTTTAACCAATCTCACCTTTTTGGATATGTCTTCTAATCAATTCACTGGTTTTATACCGTCAAAAATAGGGCTTCTAAAGGGTCTGGTCGGTTTGGACCTGAGCGATAACATGCTTATTGGTCAAATCCCTTCAACTATTGGCAATTTAACTAATTTGCAAACTCTGTTCCTTGGTAGGAATCAAATCAACGGTTCTATTCCAGTACAATTAGGGAGTTCGAAGAAGCTGACACATCTGAATCTAGAAGGTAATAATCTCACTGGTTCAATTTCAGTTGATCAAGCAAATTTCCAAGTCTTGGAGCACTTACTATTGAGCAACAACTCCTTATCTGGAAACATTCCCCATCAAATTGGTTATATACGTTCGATAAAATCCATTGGCCTTAGTCATAACTTTCTCAGCGGAGAAATCCCTTTTGAATTTTGGAGTTTACCCTATTTAAATTTCTTGGATCTCAGTTACAATAATCTTACTGGAAAAATTCCCGACGGGTATCGGAGTCGTACCTCATTCGCATTAATTGGGAACAAGAATCTGTGTGGTAACTTCAAGGGTATCCCTCCTTGCCTTGCAACCTCTCCGGCAATTGTTTCGAGTGAAAAATCAACCAGAATaacaatttttgtttccatCCCCATCTCCTTCCTTATTCTCTTTGCTATTGGGGTTTTACTCCTTCGTCGACGCATGGTTAAGCAAACTAAACCAAGTTCGttagaaagaaagaatgggaacTTGTTCTCGGTATGGAATTACGATGGACACATTGCATACGAAGACATCCTTAAAGCAACCGAGAACTTTGACATTAGATATTGTATCGGAACCGGTGGTTATGGTAGTGTTTACAAAGCCGAATTACCTTGCGGTAAAGTGGTTGCATTGAAGAAACTTCATCAATTAGAGGCTGAGAACACAACTTTTGATAAGAGTTTTCAGAACGAGGTAAAGGTGTTGACTGAGATCCGACATCGAAACATTATAAAACTTCATGGTTTTTGTTTACATAAACAATGCATGTTTTTGGTCTATGAGTATATGGAAAGGGGAAGCTTATTTTGTATACTAAGAGATGATACTGAGGCTCTGGAATTGGATTGGAATAAGAGGGTGAACATCATCAAATGCACAGCACATGCCTTATCTTACATGCATCATGAATGCATACCAGCAATTGTTCATCGAGATATATCAAGCAATAATATCCTTTTGAACTCTAAATTTGAAGCATTTGTCTCTGACTTTGGTACTGctaaacttcttcatcttgaTTCTTCCAATCAAACGTTACTTGTCGGAACTTACGGTTACATCGCCCCAG aACTGGCTTATACCATGGTGGTTACTGAAAAATGCGATGTTTATAGCTTTGGAGTGGTGGCCTTGGAAATATTAATGGGAATACATCCAGGAGAACTCTTGACTTTATTATCATCGTCATCATCTCAAAATGTTATGTTACATGAAATATTAGACCAACGGTTACCACCTCCAAAtcatcgagttgcacaagatatTTGCTTTGTTGCTACAATAGCACTTGCATGCGTACGCACCAAACCAGAATCTCGGCCTACAATGAAACGTGTGTCCCAAGATTTTGTTTCCGGCAATAAGCCTTTAGCTAAGCCCCTACATGCAGTTTCACTCTTGCATCTGATTGAAGACAGTGAAACTCAATCATGA
- the LOC122316375 gene encoding uncharacterized protein LOC122316375 → MDKPWMHIHDRLHSREYEEGVRQFLAMVVAHTPTTDQIRCPCRRCRNRAFHSIRTVEDHLFLRGFDPTYQTWIFHGEDDPFLSTPLSDEEQDDTRDFSEYPDDLDEMLDDIRHGYYMGSDWQWDGDVNMDDQPSTSNSQSNFTFEELVADARRPLYPSCKQFSKLSFIVKLLHIKSIGSWTVKSFDMVIKLLQEAFPEALFPDSYADARRLERGLGFSYEKIHVCPNDCALFWKENATYNECPKCQASRWEESTSPARRIPKKVLRYFPNVLPNVGKYVEPQLFFLDKFKFSCSRTCWTSGEHPT, encoded by the coding sequence ATGGATAAACCTTGGATGCATATTCATGATAGATTGCATTCCCGTGAGTATGAAGAAGGTGTTAGACAATTCCTCGCTATGGTCGTAGCACACACTCCAACCACTGATcagattaggtgtccatgtagaAGATGTCGGAATAGAGCTTTCCACTCCATTCGTACTGTCGAAGATCATTTGTTCCTTAGAGGGTTTGATCCAACTTATCAAACCTGGAtattccatggagaagatgatccttTCCTTTCCACTCCTTTGTCTGATGAAGAACAAGATGACACCAGAGATTTCAGTGAATACCCAGATGATCTGGacgagatgttagatgacattcgTCATGGTTACTATATGGGAAGTGACTGGCAATGGGACGGAGATGTAAACATGGATGATCAACCATCCACCTCTAATTCTCAATCAAACTTTACTTTCGAGGAGTTGGTCGCTGATGCACGACGTCCACTTTATCCTTCATGTAAACAGTTTTCGAAGTTGTCATTCATCGTCAAGCTGCTTCACATCAAGAGCATTGGTAGTTGGACCGTGAAGAGCTTCGATATGGTCATAAAGCTTTTGCAAGAGGCATTTCCGGAAGCTCTATTCCCTGATTCATATGCCGATGCCCGTCGCTTGGAGCGTGGCTTGGGGTTTAGTTACGAAAAGATACATGTGTGCCCGAATGATTGTGCtttgttttggaaggaaaatgccacCTACAATGAATGCCCTAAGTGTCAAGCTTCTAGGTGGGAGGAAAGCACAAGTCCCGCTCGAAGGATACCGAAAAAAGTCCTCCGATATTTTCCCAACGTACTTCCCAACGTTGGGAAGTACGTTGAACCTCAACTTTTCTTCCTTGACAAATTTAAGTTCTCTTGTTCTCGTACGTGCTGGACTTCGGGGGAGCATCCCACCTGA